From the genome of Vibrio porteresiae DSM 19223, one region includes:
- a CDS encoding ABC transporter substrate-binding protein, translating to MKTMKSKIALALMAAGLSFAALAADITVAYDADPVSLDPEEQLSGGTLQLSHMVFDPLVRYTQDMKFEPRLATSWERLNDRTMRFHLRKGVKFHSGNDFTADDVVWTFNRLKSSPDFKGIFDPYEKLVKVDDYTVDLVAKGPYPLVLQNATYIFPMDSKFYSGKTADGKDKAEIVKHGNSFASTHVSGTGPFEVTYREQGVKTEFKRFKDYWDKDSKGNVDDLTLVPIKEDATRVAALLSGDVDMIAPVAPSDQQRVKDAPGVDLVTLPGTRIISFQLNEASNPALKDKRVRQAIVYAINNEGIVQKIMRGFATTAGQQSPKGYVGYNPELTPRYDLKKAKELMKEAGYEKGFSMTMIAPNNRYLNDAKIAQAAAAMLSKIGIKVDLKTMPKAQYWPEFDKCAADALMIGWMSDTEDSANFTEFLTMTRNEETGKGQYNCGHYSNPEVDKLINDSNVETDPAKRGQMLQKVEAILYNDAAFVPLHWENLAWAAKSSLDIKPIVNPMNFPYFGDLVVKE from the coding sequence ATGAAAACCATGAAAAGCAAGATAGCTTTAGCTTTGATGGCGGCTGGACTCAGTTTCGCTGCTTTAGCGGCTGATATCACTGTTGCCTATGACGCAGATCCAGTCTCATTAGACCCTGAAGAACAGCTATCTGGTGGTACGCTTCAATTATCTCACATGGTCTTTGATCCACTAGTTCGTTATACCCAAGACATGAAATTTGAACCTCGTTTGGCAACCAGTTGGGAACGTCTTAACGACCGCACCATGCGTTTCCACTTACGTAAAGGGGTGAAATTCCATTCAGGTAACGACTTTACAGCTGATGATGTTGTGTGGACATTCAACCGTCTTAAATCTTCTCCAGATTTCAAAGGTATCTTCGACCCTTATGAAAAATTGGTTAAAGTAGACGACTACACTGTTGATTTGGTTGCAAAAGGCCCATATCCATTGGTGCTACAAAACGCGACTTACATTTTCCCAATGGACAGCAAGTTCTACTCTGGCAAAACTGCAGATGGCAAAGACAAAGCTGAAATCGTAAAACACGGTAACTCATTTGCTTCTACTCATGTTTCAGGTACAGGCCCATTTGAAGTAACTTACCGTGAACAAGGTGTAAAAACCGAGTTCAAACGTTTTAAAGATTACTGGGATAAAGATTCAAAAGGTAACGTTGATGATCTGACTTTGGTGCCAATCAAAGAAGATGCAACTCGCGTTGCTGCTTTGCTTTCTGGTGACGTAGACATGATTGCACCTGTTGCTCCTAGCGACCAACAACGTGTGAAAGATGCCCCTGGTGTGGATTTAGTCACTCTACCTGGTACCCGCATCATCTCTTTCCAATTGAACGAAGCATCTAACCCAGCACTGAAAGACAAGCGCGTTCGTCAAGCGATCGTCTATGCGATTAATAACGAAGGTATCGTGCAGAAAATCATGCGTGGTTTTGCTACCACTGCTGGTCAACAGTCGCCAAAAGGTTATGTGGGTTACAACCCAGAGTTAACTCCTCGCTACGATTTGAAAAAAGCGAAAGAGTTAATGAAAGAAGCTGGCTATGAAAAAGGCTTCAGCATGACCATGATCGCACCCAATAACCGCTACTTAAATGATGCAAAAATTGCTCAGGCAGCAGCGGCGATGTTGTCAAAAATCGGCATCAAAGTTGATCTAAAAACCATGCCTAAAGCGCAATATTGGCCTGAGTTTGATAAATGTGCGGCAGATGCACTGATGATCGGTTGGATGTCTGATACAGAAGACTCTGCAAACTTCACTGAATTCTTGACCATGACTCGTAATGAAGAGACAGGTAAAGGTCAGTACAACTGTGGTCACTACTCTAACCCAGAAGTCGATAAACTGATCAACGATTCTAACGTTGAAACTGACCCAGCTAAACGCGGCCAAATGCTACAAAAAGTAGAAGCGATTCTATACAACGATGCAGCATTCGTTCCGCTACATTGGGAAAACCTAGCATGGGCTGCGAAATCTTCTCTAGATATCAAACCTATTGTTAACCCAATGAACTTCCCTTACTTCGGCGACCTAGTGGTAAAAGAATAA
- a CDS encoding multidrug efflux RND transporter permease subunit yields the protein MRFTDIFIKRPVLSISISFLIALLGLQAVFKMQVREYPDMTNTVITVTTSYYGASADLIQGFITQPLEQAIAQADNIDYVTSQSVLGLSTITVTMKLNTNPNAALADVLAKTNSVRSQLPREAEDPSVTMSTGSTTAVMYIGFTSPELNSSQITDYLERVVNPQLYSINGVGGIDLYGGMKYALRVWLDPAKMAALKLTATDVMSVLSANNYQSAAGQATGEYVLYNGDANTQVSDTTELERLVVRNDNGRVIRLQDIAKVSLAKSHDTYRASANGNEAVVAAINATPSANPINIAKDVLKTLPELKRNMPSNIEMNVLYDSTIAINESIHEVIKTIVEAAVIVLIVITLFLGSLRAVLIPIVTIPLSLIGVAMVMQALGFSWNLMTLLAMVLAIGLVVDDAIVVLENVDRHIKEGQSPFRAAIIGTREIAIPVIAMTLSLAAVYAPIALMGGVTGSLFKEFALTLAGSVFVSGIVALTLSPMMCAKMLRSKAEPSRFEQAVHRTLDKLTQRYDRMLHAVMQHRPVVLGFAAIAFLSLPLLFRFIPSELAPAEDKGVVMLLGTASSNANLDYMSNTMHDVNKVLSEQPEVQFAQVFTGVPNTNQALGIASLVPWSERETGQSDITQRVSNLIKDIPGMAVTAFQMPELPGAGSGLPIQFVITTPNSFESLFTIASDILAKVSRDPKFVYSNLDLNFDSATMKIQIDKDKAGAYGVTMQDIATTLSTMMADGYVNRIDLNGRSYEVIPQVERKWRLNPESMKQYYVRANDGELISLGSLVSIDVVAAPRSLPHFNQLNSATIGAVPTPGIAMGDAVSWFEDVAKTDLPKGYSHDYMGEARQYVTEGSALYATFALALAVIFLVLAIQFESLRDPLVIMVSVPLAICGALIALAWGAATMNIYSQVGLITLIGLITKHGILICEVAKEEQLHNKRSRIDAVMHAAKVRLRPILMTTGSMIAGLIPLMYATGAGAEQRFSIGIVIVAGLGIGTIFTLFVLPVIYSYLAEKHKPLPVFVEDKDLEKLARIDEALASHHHKK from the coding sequence ATGCGTTTCACTGATATTTTTATAAAACGCCCCGTGCTCTCAATTTCGATCAGTTTTCTGATCGCGTTATTGGGATTGCAAGCGGTGTTCAAAATGCAGGTGCGAGAATACCCAGATATGACCAATACGGTCATTACGGTGACAACCAGCTACTACGGGGCAAGTGCGGACCTAATTCAAGGTTTTATCACCCAACCGTTAGAGCAGGCGATTGCTCAAGCAGACAATATTGATTATGTGACATCTCAGTCTGTATTGGGCTTATCGACGATCACCGTCACGATGAAGCTCAATACCAACCCAAATGCAGCTTTGGCCGACGTATTGGCCAAAACCAACTCGGTGCGTTCTCAGCTACCTCGTGAAGCGGAAGACCCGAGTGTTACGATGTCGACCGGTTCAACAACTGCGGTTATGTATATCGGCTTTACCAGCCCTGAGCTGAACTCTAGTCAAATCACCGATTACCTAGAGCGTGTAGTCAACCCTCAGCTCTATTCGATTAATGGTGTCGGTGGCATAGACCTGTACGGCGGGATGAAATACGCCCTGCGCGTCTGGTTAGATCCGGCCAAAATGGCGGCATTGAAACTGACAGCAACCGATGTCATGAGCGTGCTTAGCGCCAACAACTATCAATCTGCTGCGGGTCAAGCGACTGGCGAATACGTGTTGTATAACGGTGATGCCAATACGCAGGTATCGGATACGACAGAGCTAGAAAGACTGGTGGTGAGAAACGACAACGGTCGTGTGATTCGTCTCCAAGACATTGCCAAGGTCTCTCTGGCTAAAAGCCACGATACCTATCGAGCAAGTGCGAATGGCAATGAAGCTGTTGTAGCGGCCATCAATGCGACGCCAAGCGCGAACCCGATCAATATTGCTAAAGATGTGCTAAAGACTCTACCGGAGTTAAAACGCAACATGCCAAGCAATATCGAAATGAACGTATTGTACGACTCAACGATTGCTATTAATGAATCGATTCATGAGGTGATTAAAACCATCGTTGAAGCCGCTGTCATTGTATTGATCGTTATTACCCTGTTCCTAGGGTCGTTACGTGCCGTGTTGATTCCTATCGTCACCATTCCGCTGTCATTGATTGGCGTAGCCATGGTGATGCAAGCGTTAGGATTTTCTTGGAACCTGATGACACTACTAGCTATGGTGCTAGCCATCGGTCTAGTGGTCGATGACGCCATCGTGGTTCTTGAAAACGTTGACCGTCATATCAAAGAAGGACAATCGCCATTTAGAGCCGCGATCATCGGTACTCGCGAAATTGCGATTCCGGTTATTGCCATGACTCTCTCACTGGCTGCAGTGTACGCACCGATTGCGCTAATGGGTGGTGTAACCGGATCGCTATTTAAGGAATTTGCATTAACGCTGGCAGGCTCAGTATTTGTGTCTGGGATAGTCGCACTCACTCTATCGCCAATGATGTGTGCAAAAATGCTACGCAGCAAAGCAGAGCCGTCGCGTTTTGAACAAGCAGTGCATCGCACCTTAGATAAATTGACGCAACGTTACGATCGCATGCTGCATGCCGTGATGCAACATCGTCCAGTTGTACTTGGATTTGCTGCCATCGCATTTCTCAGTTTGCCGTTACTGTTTCGTTTTATTCCTAGTGAATTGGCACCAGCAGAAGACAAAGGCGTTGTGATGTTGCTTGGCACCGCATCCTCCAACGCTAACCTAGATTACATGTCTAATACGATGCACGATGTCAATAAGGTCCTTTCTGAACAACCTGAAGTGCAATTTGCACAGGTGTTTACCGGCGTACCCAATACTAACCAAGCACTAGGTATTGCCTCTTTAGTTCCTTGGAGTGAGCGTGAAACCGGGCAAAGTGATATCACTCAACGTGTTTCAAACTTAATCAAAGATATTCCCGGTATGGCGGTAACTGCCTTCCAAATGCCCGAACTGCCAGGTGCAGGCTCAGGGCTGCCGATTCAGTTTGTCATTACCACACCAAACTCATTTGAGAGCTTATTTACGATTGCGAGCGACATCTTGGCTAAGGTATCGCGCGATCCTAAGTTTGTGTATTCGAATCTGGATCTGAACTTTGACTCTGCCACGATGAAAATTCAGATCGATAAAGACAAAGCAGGTGCCTATGGTGTCACCATGCAAGACATTGCGACCACGCTATCGACTATGATGGCAGATGGCTATGTTAACCGTATCGATTTGAACGGTCGTTCTTACGAAGTGATTCCACAAGTAGAACGTAAATGGCGCCTTAACCCAGAGTCGATGAAGCAATACTACGTGCGAGCCAATGACGGTGAGCTTATTTCACTAGGTAGTTTAGTATCGATTGATGTCGTGGCTGCACCGCGTTCACTGCCACACTTTAATCAGCTTAATTCTGCCACCATTGGTGCCGTTCCAACACCAGGGATTGCCATGGGTGATGCAGTGAGCTGGTTTGAAGATGTGGCTAAAACCGATTTACCGAAAGGCTATAGTCACGATTACATGGGTGAAGCTCGCCAATACGTAACGGAAGGAAGTGCGTTATACGCGACATTCGCTCTCGCTTTAGCGGTGATTTTCTTGGTTCTAGCGATCCAATTTGAATCGTTACGCGACCCATTGGTCATCATGGTTTCGGTGCCACTTGCGATTTGCGGTGCCTTGATTGCGCTTGCTTGGGGAGCTGCCACCATGAATATCTACTCACAGGTTGGCCTGATTACCTTAATTGGCTTGATTACCAAGCACGGTATTTTGATCTGTGAAGTTGCTAAAGAAGAACAGTTACATAACAAACGCTCACGTATTGATGCGGTTATGCATGCCGCCAAAGTACGTTTGCGTCCAATCCTCATGACAACAGGTTCCATGATTGCCGGTCTGATACCGCTGATGTACGCCACCGGTGCTGGAGCAGAACAGCGCTTTAGTATCGGTATCGTTATTGTGGCAGGTCTTGGGATTGGTACCATTTTCACCTTGTTTGTTCTGCCGGTCATCTATAGCTACTTGGCTGAGAAACACAAACCACTGCCCGTGTTTGTGGAAGATAAAGATCTCGAAAAGCTAGCGCGTATTGATGAAGCTTTAGCCTCCCACCATCATAAAAAATAG
- the rep gene encoding DNA helicase Rep: MKLNPRQDEAVKYVSGPCLVLAGAGSGKTRVITNKIAYLVQKCRYKARNIAAVTFTNKAAREMKERVAQTLGKAESRGLMVSTFHTLGLNIIRREYKHLGLKAGFSLFDDQDQMALLKELTEKQLDGDKDLLKQLLSTISNWKNDMVTPEQALAQAMGEQQQLFAMCFAMYQKQMQAYNALDFDDLILMPVQLLRTNEAVRQRWQARIRYLLVDEYQDTNTSQYELVKLIVGERGRLTVVGDDDQSIYSWRGAKPQNLVLLGQDYPDLRLIKLEQNYRSTSRILRAANILIANNPHVYEKALFSEIPDGEKLKVITAKNEDHEAERITAEIIAHKFLNRTEYRQYAVLYRGNHQSRLLEKSLMQNRVPYKISGGTSFFARAEIKDIMAYLRVLVNPDDDNAFLRIVNTPRREIGPTTLEKLGSYANMRGKSLFAASFELGLEQHLTGRSLENLRRFTQWLVSLADNAERGDTVEAVRALVRDIHYEDWLHETSSSPKAAEMRMKNVSDLYTWITADLQGDNPDQEEKSLKEVVQRLTLRDMMERGEENDDSDAVQLMTLHASKGLEFPYVYLMGTEEGILPHQTSIDEDNVDEERRLMYVGITRAQRELTFTMCKERRQFGELLKPTQSRFLDELPYDDVEWEVKKKPLSQEERMAKGQAHIANLRAMFKK; the protein is encoded by the coding sequence ATGAAGCTGAACCCAAGACAAGATGAAGCCGTGAAATACGTATCCGGCCCCTGCCTCGTGTTGGCAGGAGCGGGCTCAGGTAAGACTCGTGTTATTACCAACAAAATTGCCTATTTGGTTCAGAAATGCCGTTATAAAGCGCGAAATATTGCTGCGGTTACTTTTACCAATAAAGCGGCGCGAGAAATGAAAGAACGTGTTGCCCAGACATTAGGCAAAGCGGAATCAAGAGGCTTGATGGTCTCGACTTTTCATACCTTAGGTTTAAATATCATTCGCCGTGAATACAAACATCTAGGCTTAAAAGCTGGTTTTTCTCTCTTTGATGATCAAGACCAGATGGCTCTTCTCAAAGAGCTCACTGAAAAGCAACTCGATGGTGATAAAGACCTGTTAAAGCAGTTATTGAGTACGATCTCTAACTGGAAAAACGACATGGTGACACCAGAACAAGCGCTTGCTCAGGCGATGGGAGAGCAACAGCAGTTGTTTGCCATGTGTTTTGCCATGTACCAAAAACAGATGCAGGCTTACAACGCACTCGATTTTGATGATTTGATTTTAATGCCAGTGCAACTGCTGCGTACTAATGAAGCGGTGCGTCAACGTTGGCAAGCTAGAATTCGTTACCTTCTCGTCGATGAATACCAAGATACCAACACCAGCCAGTATGAACTGGTAAAGCTTATAGTTGGTGAACGCGGTCGACTAACCGTGGTGGGTGATGATGACCAATCGATCTATTCATGGCGCGGAGCTAAGCCACAAAACTTGGTGCTATTGGGGCAAGATTACCCTGACTTACGTTTGATCAAGCTGGAGCAGAACTACCGTTCTACCAGCCGTATTTTGCGTGCGGCTAACATCCTTATTGCGAACAACCCACACGTGTATGAGAAAGCCCTCTTCTCTGAGATTCCTGACGGTGAAAAGCTCAAAGTGATTACCGCAAAAAATGAAGATCATGAAGCAGAGCGGATCACCGCGGAAATTATCGCGCACAAGTTTCTTAATCGTACCGAGTATCGGCAATATGCGGTGTTGTATCGTGGTAACCATCAGTCTCGCTTGTTGGAAAAGAGCCTGATGCAAAACCGGGTGCCTTATAAGATCTCCGGTGGTACGTCGTTTTTTGCTCGCGCTGAAATTAAAGACATCATGGCCTACTTACGCGTGCTGGTTAATCCTGACGATGACAATGCCTTTTTGCGTATTGTGAATACGCCACGTCGAGAAATCGGCCCTACGACGCTAGAGAAGTTGGGTAGTTATGCCAATATGCGTGGCAAGAGCCTTTTTGCAGCGAGTTTTGAGTTGGGGTTAGAACAGCATCTGACTGGTCGAAGTCTCGAAAACTTAAGACGTTTTACGCAATGGCTGGTTTCGCTTGCGGATAATGCCGAGCGTGGTGATACCGTTGAAGCCGTGCGAGCGTTGGTACGAGATATTCACTATGAAGACTGGCTGCATGAAACTTCGTCTAGCCCTAAAGCGGCTGAAATGCGCATGAAGAACGTTTCTGATCTATACACTTGGATTACTGCCGACTTGCAAGGGGATAACCCTGATCAGGAAGAAAAGTCACTCAAGGAAGTTGTACAGCGCCTTACTCTGCGTGACATGATGGAGCGTGGTGAAGAGAACGATGACAGTGATGCCGTACAGTTAATGACTTTGCATGCGTCTAAAGGTCTTGAGTTTCCTTATGTGTATCTCATGGGAACTGAAGAGGGGATTTTGCCGCATCAAACCAGTATTGATGAAGATAATGTCGATGAAGAGCGTCGCCTGATGTATGTAGGGATTACACGCGCACAGCGTGAATTAACCTTTACTATGTGTAAGGAGCGTCGTCAGTTTGGTGAACTGCTCAAACCAACCCAAAGTCGTTTTCTTGATGAGTTACCCTACGACGATGTGGAATGGGAAGTGAAGAAAAAACCACTTTCCCAAGAAGAGCGAATGGCTAAAGGACAGGCCCATATCGCTAATTTACGCGCCATGTTTAAAAAATAG
- a CDS encoding efflux RND transporter periplasmic adaptor subunit: protein MKKWTLIMLLIAVLLFGSVIGFNLFKQHMISNYLANQPEPDFPITMTTAKAEAWSPVIQAIGFIEPNQGVTLTSQSSGVIKEILFESGTNVTPNQPLLVLDSSVEQATLASSQARLPAAKAKYERYKGLYDRGAVSQEAFDDAKAEYLSLNADIESLKATIDRREIQAPFAGIVGIRNVFLGQYVQPGTSIVRLEDISMMRLRFTVPQTDISRIHLDQAIDITVDAYADKTFRGAITAIEPAVSEQSGLIEVQANIPNSDGLLRSGMFARASILLPALKDQISLPQTAITYTLYGDSIYVITEKEGVKRVEQRVVKVGERVHDVAHILSGVKSGEQIVTSGQVRLSNGVKVHVVESNATATPSQTPML, encoded by the coding sequence ATGAAAAAGTGGACCCTGATTATGTTACTTATCGCCGTACTGCTGTTCGGTAGCGTGATAGGTTTTAATCTCTTTAAACAGCACATGATCAGCAATTATCTGGCCAATCAACCTGAACCAGACTTTCCTATTACGATGACAACGGCGAAAGCGGAAGCCTGGTCTCCCGTGATTCAAGCCATTGGTTTTATTGAACCTAATCAAGGGGTAACGCTGACATCACAAAGCAGTGGCGTGATTAAAGAGATCTTATTTGAATCCGGCACTAATGTGACCCCAAACCAGCCTCTCCTCGTTCTCGATTCATCGGTAGAACAAGCAACCTTAGCTAGCTCTCAAGCGCGCTTACCAGCAGCAAAAGCGAAGTATGAACGTTACAAAGGGTTGTACGACCGTGGCGCCGTATCTCAAGAAGCGTTTGATGATGCTAAAGCGGAATATTTGTCTCTAAATGCGGATATTGAAAGCCTAAAAGCCACTATTGACCGTCGTGAAATTCAAGCTCCATTTGCTGGTATCGTCGGTATTCGCAATGTGTTTTTGGGACAATATGTCCAACCAGGAACAAGCATCGTGCGCCTTGAAGATATCAGTATGATGCGTTTACGTTTCACCGTTCCACAAACCGATATTTCCCGAATTCATCTTGATCAAGCTATCGACATTACCGTTGATGCCTATGCAGATAAAACATTTCGTGGTGCCATTACCGCGATTGAACCTGCAGTCAGCGAGCAAAGCGGGTTGATTGAAGTACAAGCTAACATTCCAAACAGTGACGGTTTACTGCGTAGTGGCATGTTTGCACGGGCAAGCATCCTGCTCCCCGCGTTAAAAGACCAAATTTCTCTGCCGCAAACCGCCATCACGTACACCCTATATGGCGATAGCATCTACGTCATCACCGAAAAAGAAGGCGTAAAACGAGTTGAGCAGCGTGTGGTTAAAGTGGGTGAACGTGTTCATGACGTGGCTCATATTCTCTCAGGAGTGAAATCTGGCGAGCAGATCGTGACATCCGGCCAAGTACGTCTTAGTAACGGTGTGAAAGTACACGTGGTTGAGAGCAACGCCACAGCAACACCTAGCCAAACCCCTATGCTTTAG
- the ubiK gene encoding ubiquinone biosynthesis accessory factor UbiK produces the protein MFDPKKLEQIAKQIHESMPQPVKELGADVEQKVRQVIQGQLNKLDVVSREEFDVQTQVLLRTRQKLTEMEKKLAEIEAKLATKDE, from the coding sequence ATGTTTGATCCAAAGAAACTAGAGCAAATTGCGAAACAAATTCATGAATCTATGCCGCAACCAGTCAAAGAGTTAGGCGCAGACGTTGAACAAAAAGTCCGTCAAGTGATTCAAGGCCAATTGAACAAACTCGATGTAGTCAGCCGTGAAGAGTTTGATGTGCAAACTCAAGTGCTGCTTCGTACTCGTCAAAAATTGACCGAGATGGAAAAGAAGCTGGCTGAGATTGAAGCCAAGCTAGCCACCAAAGACGAATAA
- a CDS encoding ABC transporter ATP-binding protein, whose amino-acid sequence MSLLEVNNLRIEYPSRHGVFAAVKSLSFSIERGEIVGVVGESGAGKSTVGNAVIDLLSPPGHVASGEVFLDGQKISGLSDEEMRKVRGSKIGFIFQDPMTSLNPLFTIEHQLKETIHTNMKVSDSEAYERALSLMKQVGIPQPENRLKQYPHQFSGGMRQRVVIAIALAGEPDLIIADEPTTALDVSIQDQILSLIRQLCIEHNVGCMLVTHDMGVVSNVTDRVAVMYRGELVEIGPTEKVLGHPEHPYTRSLISAVPRSDIKLDRFPLVSYIEEASEHQPLDIKHHWLGQREEHRKYSGPLLNVENVNLRFVTKDSLFESRREYIQASNNVSFQIHEGETFGLVGESGSGKSTIARVIAGLYQPNDGKVTFEGVDLTALKSEKERRPLRRAMQMVFQNPYTSMNPRMRVFDIVAEPIRFHRLTKNEAETLSVVNDLLEHVGLGSEAGLKYPHEFSGGQRQRISIARALATRPRLLICDEPTSALDVSVQAQILNLLKDLQAELGLTMLFISHDLPVIRQVCDRVGVMQMGQLLEVAPTEQLFTQPQHQYSKHLISLMPEFTGLREEVKTAARV is encoded by the coding sequence ATGTCTCTTTTAGAAGTTAATAACCTACGGATTGAATATCCGTCGCGTCATGGCGTCTTTGCGGCCGTAAAGTCGTTATCGTTTTCAATTGAACGTGGCGAAATCGTCGGCGTTGTTGGAGAATCGGGCGCAGGTAAATCAACGGTAGGGAATGCCGTTATCGACTTACTTAGCCCTCCTGGCCATGTTGCCAGTGGCGAAGTGTTCCTTGATGGACAAAAGATCTCTGGCTTAAGTGATGAAGAGATGCGCAAGGTTCGTGGATCGAAAATTGGTTTCATTTTCCAAGACCCAATGACATCGCTAAACCCGCTGTTTACCATCGAACATCAATTAAAAGAGACTATTCATACCAATATGAAGGTCAGTGATAGTGAAGCGTACGAACGCGCGCTTTCTCTGATGAAGCAAGTTGGTATTCCGCAGCCAGAAAACCGTCTCAAACAATATCCTCACCAATTTTCAGGCGGCATGCGCCAACGTGTTGTGATCGCGATTGCTTTGGCTGGTGAACCGGATCTCATTATTGCCGATGAGCCTACCACCGCGTTGGATGTTTCAATCCAAGACCAGATTTTAAGCCTGATTCGTCAACTGTGTATCGAACATAACGTTGGTTGTATGTTGGTTACTCACGATATGGGTGTGGTTTCTAACGTGACTGATCGTGTTGCGGTCATGTATCGTGGTGAGTTGGTGGAGATTGGCCCAACGGAAAAAGTGCTTGGTCATCCAGAGCATCCTTATACCCGCAGTTTGATTTCAGCAGTACCACGCTCTGATATTAAGCTCGACCGTTTCCCTTTGGTGAGTTATATCGAAGAGGCGTCAGAGCACCAGCCTTTGGATATCAAGCATCACTGGTTAGGTCAGCGTGAAGAGCATCGTAAATACTCAGGTCCTCTTTTGAATGTAGAGAACGTGAACCTACGTTTTGTGACAAAAGATTCTCTATTTGAAAGCCGCCGTGAATACATCCAAGCGTCCAATAATGTGAGTTTCCAAATTCATGAAGGGGAAACGTTTGGTTTGGTAGGCGAGTCGGGTTCTGGTAAATCAACAATTGCTCGTGTTATTGCCGGGTTGTACCAACCCAATGATGGTAAAGTGACATTCGAAGGTGTGGATTTAACAGCGCTTAAATCGGAAAAAGAGCGTCGCCCACTACGCCGTGCAATGCAGATGGTGTTCCAAAACCCATATACGTCAATGAACCCGCGGATGCGCGTATTTGATATTGTGGCAGAGCCAATCCGTTTTCACCGTTTAACCAAAAATGAAGCTGAAACTCTCAGTGTCGTGAATGACTTACTGGAACATGTCGGTTTAGGTAGCGAAGCCGGGTTAAAGTATCCGCATGAATTTTCTGGCGGGCAGCGCCAACGTATTTCTATCGCGCGCGCATTAGCGACCCGCCCACGACTATTGATTTGTGATGAGCCTACATCCGCACTGGATGTGTCGGTACAAGCTCAAATACTGAATTTGTTGAAAGATTTGCAGGCTGAATTGGGCCTTACCATGTTGTTTATTAGCCACGATTTACCTGTGATTCGTCAGGTGTGCGACCGTGTTGGTGTCATGCAGATGGGACAGTTGCTAGAGGTTGCACCAACGGAGCAGCTCTTTACGCAACCGCAACATCAATACAGTAAGCATTTGATTTCACTCATGCCGGAATTTACCGGATTGAGAGAAGAAGTGAAGACCGCGGCTCGGGTCTGA
- a CDS encoding ABC transporter permease encodes MFSFLVKRLFQALIVMFVISIVAFAIQDNLGDPLRELVGQSVSDAERQALRDELGLNDPFITKYQRFIVGAVHGDLGTSYFYKRPALDVILDKLVATLELVFGASVIIIACSIPLGVYSAIHPKKWLTKVIMAGSSIGISIPVFLTAILLMYVFSIELGWLPSYGRGDTSNLLGWQSGYFTIDGLKHLVLPCISLASIMLPLFIRLVRSEMLEVLSSEYIKFARAKGLPTNKIHYQHALKNTLLPVLTVGGVQLGLMVAYTILTETVFQWPGTGFLFLEAVNRVDTPLITAYVIFVGLIFVVTNTVIDLLYGLINPTVNLTGKGA; translated from the coding sequence ATGTTTTCGTTTCTGGTCAAGCGCCTGTTTCAGGCACTGATAGTGATGTTTGTGATCAGTATAGTGGCGTTTGCCATTCAGGATAACCTGGGTGATCCGCTACGCGAGCTAGTAGGGCAATCCGTGTCTGATGCCGAGCGTCAAGCATTGCGGGATGAGCTTGGTCTCAACGATCCGTTTATCACTAAATATCAACGCTTTATTGTCGGCGCGGTGCACGGTGATTTAGGTACGTCTTACTTTTATAAACGCCCTGCGTTAGATGTTATTTTAGATAAGCTGGTGGCCACACTGGAATTGGTGTTTGGTGCCTCAGTTATCATCATTGCCTGTTCGATACCGCTGGGAGTGTATTCCGCGATTCATCCGAAAAAGTGGCTTACCAAAGTGATCATGGCGGGGAGTAGTATCGGTATTTCGATCCCAGTCTTTTTGACCGCTATCTTGCTGATGTATGTCTTTTCTATTGAGTTGGGATGGTTACCGTCCTATGGCCGTGGAGACACGTCGAATTTATTAGGCTGGCAGTCGGGTTATTTCACTATTGATGGCCTCAAGCACCTCGTTTTGCCATGTATTTCACTCGCATCGATCATGTTGCCACTTTTTATCCGTTTGGTACGTTCTGAAATGTTAGAAGTGCTCAGTTCGGAATACATTAAATTCGCTCGAGCGAAAGGTTTGCCAACCAACAAAATTCATTATCAGCACGCTTTGAAAAATACCCTATTACCCGTATTAACAGTGGGTGGTGTGCAGCTTGGATTGATGGTGGCCTACACCATTTTGACCGAAACAGTATTCCAATGGCCGGGCACTGGCTTCTTGTTCTTAGAGGCGGTAAACCGCGTGGATACCCCGTTGATTACCGCTTACGTTATTTTCGTTGGGTTGATATTCGTGGTAACCAATACGGTTATTGACCTGTTGTATGGGCTAATTAACCCAACGGTGAACTTAACTGGTAAAGGAGCGTAA